Proteins co-encoded in one Prosthecobacter algae genomic window:
- a CDS encoding c-type cytochrome domain-containing protein: MSGELDFYQDIHPFLKANCISCHNKTTTKADLDMETPEMMKKGGESGPSIIPGKGAESLVVLASLHQNDLEMPPANNKSGAVNLTPKEVAMLTQWINEGAKSSTQQQRTVAWQPLAAGIHPIYSVAVSQDGRYAACGRSNQIFVYDLATRQFITQITDPNLKDGTAHRAMVQSLAFSTDGTRLASGSFREVKIWHLAPTQATPLPAQAVSPIEAAVLKKLADAAKTTFTSHTATGDGKQIATGCADGSVRVWDAVTAKPLIELRGTVALAKKTAELNWAVAAQGLEQAFHKAENTKIEAQNKALDELLKKANEAIVAMKKVLPEKQKGLKPATDAKAAAKKGVDEVQAKIAALPGGKAYAGHEKQLKDAQDKLITATTAETSVLSAISAADSNVKDAEEEVQRITASKSKNATTLTSGNTAIEASKKIQDKATAELAALKLIKSTAKPLALAFSTDAQRVAAWFDDRTLRVWAVASGQPLAEETATASPTTTLVQAADGSFIASQTVQIHAGATPRWALERTLGGDQAPQVFADRVNAVTFSPDGKTLATGGGELSRSGDILLFDVLTGKATQSWKDRHEDAVLSLDFSPDGKRLASGASDKIAKVTDVSTGKQVNLFEGHTHHVMCVDFRADGRVLATAGADGVVMTWDMNLGERKKKIEGWTKEVTSLQYIGATNQLITAAGDNLVRVVTDEGAQVRSIANLPNFMQAAASTPSGALFIAGGEDSLLRLWDGASGKELASFGANSP; encoded by the coding sequence ATGTCTGGGGAGCTCGACTTTTATCAAGACATCCATCCTTTTCTCAAAGCCAACTGCATCTCCTGCCACAACAAGACCACCACCAAGGCGGACCTGGACATGGAGACTCCAGAGATGATGAAAAAAGGCGGCGAGTCCGGCCCCAGCATCATTCCAGGCAAAGGTGCCGAAAGCCTCGTGGTGCTGGCCTCCCTGCATCAAAACGATTTAGAGATGCCTCCCGCTAACAACAAATCGGGTGCCGTCAATCTCACGCCGAAGGAAGTGGCGATGCTGACCCAGTGGATCAATGAGGGAGCAAAGAGTTCCACCCAGCAGCAGCGCACCGTCGCCTGGCAACCTCTCGCCGCAGGCATACATCCCATCTACAGTGTGGCCGTGAGCCAAGATGGACGCTATGCCGCTTGCGGCAGGTCTAACCAAATTTTCGTTTACGATCTGGCCACCCGCCAATTCATCACTCAGATCACAGATCCGAATTTGAAAGACGGTACGGCACATCGTGCCATGGTTCAGTCCCTAGCCTTCAGCACGGATGGCACACGTCTCGCTAGCGGGAGTTTCCGAGAAGTCAAAATCTGGCATCTTGCCCCCACTCAAGCCACTCCACTGCCAGCCCAGGCAGTAAGTCCTATCGAAGCCGCCGTTCTAAAAAAGCTGGCCGATGCAGCCAAAACGACCTTCACCAGCCATACCGCTACCGGTGATGGAAAACAGATCGCCACAGGCTGTGCCGATGGCTCCGTGCGTGTCTGGGATGCTGTAACGGCAAAGCCATTGATTGAACTTCGCGGCACGGTTGCGCTCGCCAAGAAAACCGCCGAGCTGAACTGGGCTGTTGCAGCACAGGGTTTAGAGCAAGCCTTTCACAAAGCTGAGAACACCAAAATCGAAGCGCAGAACAAAGCCCTGGATGAGCTTCTCAAAAAGGCCAATGAAGCCATCGTGGCCATGAAGAAAGTTCTTCCAGAAAAGCAGAAAGGACTCAAGCCTGCGACGGATGCCAAAGCTGCCGCCAAAAAAGGAGTGGACGAAGTCCAGGCCAAAATAGCCGCCCTGCCCGGAGGCAAGGCCTATGCTGGCCATGAAAAACAGCTCAAGGATGCCCAGGACAAACTCATCACCGCCACCACCGCAGAGACTTCTGTCCTCTCAGCCATTTCCGCAGCCGACAGCAATGTCAAAGATGCCGAGGAAGAGGTGCAGCGCATCACGGCCTCCAAAAGCAAAAACGCCACCACTCTGACTTCAGGAAACACGGCCATCGAAGCTTCAAAAAAGATCCAGGACAAAGCCACCGCTGAATTAGCCGCGCTGAAGCTGATCAAGAGCACCGCCAAGCCTCTGGCCCTGGCTTTTTCCACTGATGCCCAACGAGTCGCGGCTTGGTTTGATGACCGCACCCTGCGCGTCTGGGCCGTGGCTTCGGGTCAACCTCTGGCGGAGGAAACGGCCACGGCATCTCCCACCACCACCTTAGTCCAGGCTGCTGACGGCTCCTTTATCGCCAGCCAAACCGTGCAGATCCATGCGGGGGCCACACCACGGTGGGCACTGGAGCGGACACTGGGCGGCGACCAGGCCCCGCAGGTGTTTGCAGATCGCGTCAATGCCGTGACCTTCAGTCCGGATGGCAAGACCTTGGCCACAGGCGGCGGTGAGCTGTCTCGCTCTGGAGACATCCTGCTTTTTGATGTTCTGACGGGCAAGGCGACTCAAAGCTGGAAAGACCGCCATGAAGATGCGGTGCTGAGCCTCGATTTTTCCCCGGACGGCAAGCGCCTAGCTTCTGGAGCTTCGGACAAGATCGCCAAAGTCACAGATGTGAGTACGGGAAAACAAGTGAACCTCTTCGAAGGTCACACCCATCACGTCATGTGCGTGGACTTCCGTGCCGATGGTCGAGTGCTAGCCACCGCAGGTGCAGATGGGGTGGTGATGACTTGGGACATGAACCTCGGCGAACGCAAAAAGAAGATCGAAGGCTGGACCAAGGAGGTCACCTCCCTCCAATACATCGGCGCAACCAATCAACTCATCACCGCCGCTGGAGACAATCTAGTGCGAGTGGTGACGGATGAAGGCGCGCAGGTCCGCTCCATCGCGAATCTGCCCAATTTCATGCAAGCCGCCGCCAGCACGCCCAGCGGGGCCTTGTTCATCGCTGGCGGTGAAGACAGCCTGCTGCGTCTGTGGGACGGTGCCAGCGGCAAAGAACTCGCTTCGTTTGGGGCCAATTCACCTTAA
- a CDS encoding DUF1501 domain-containing protein translates to MSSLLESPSIIRCAGPQFSRRGFMQIGLTGFASLGLPGLMRLRAENALKPQSERTAVIMVWLPGGLSHVDSYDPKPDIGSEYRGPFKTISTKVPGTQFTELMPMQAKIADKFTVLRSMNQKAGGHPAGSMQMLSGDSDERDKPKPRLPDWMSVAHYLRSKNSKRSNPLPNYIGVNPPLEYNGPAYLGDAYAPFGVSDDPNRPNFQVPNIGLSDDAEMKRLSDRVALRKSLDKMERAFDREGELGALDEFESQAVTLLTNPQTRDAFDLSKEDTRTRDRYGRNRWGQQLLLARRLVESGVEIVTSSLSGPLCGRVSNWDDHAVNHHQFEALRFRMPNYDRAVSALIEDIYARGLSKRVLVVVTGEFGRTPKISFDRSTGAGDASAPAGTLQPGRDHWPRAFSNIWAGGNIQTGGIIGATDKRGEDVIERPCGPGDFLATIYHHLGIDSSKVTINDFNGRPTPIVDHGKPIPELIA, encoded by the coding sequence ATGTCATCGCTTCTTGAATCCCCCTCGATCATCCGCTGTGCGGGCCCCCAATTTTCTCGTCGAGGATTCATGCAGATCGGCCTCACAGGCTTTGCCTCTCTTGGGCTTCCGGGGCTGATGCGTCTGCGGGCCGAAAATGCGCTGAAACCGCAGAGCGAGCGCACCGCCGTGATCATGGTCTGGCTGCCTGGGGGCCTCTCCCACGTGGATTCGTACGATCCCAAACCTGACATCGGCAGCGAGTATCGCGGACCGTTTAAAACCATCAGTACCAAAGTGCCTGGCACCCAGTTCACTGAACTGATGCCCATGCAGGCCAAGATTGCAGACAAGTTCACCGTCCTCCGCTCCATGAACCAGAAAGCTGGCGGGCACCCTGCCGGATCCATGCAGATGCTTTCTGGAGATTCCGATGAAAGGGACAAGCCCAAACCCCGCTTGCCTGACTGGATGTCTGTGGCGCATTACCTTCGCTCCAAAAACAGCAAACGCTCGAATCCGCTGCCTAACTACATCGGTGTCAATCCGCCCCTGGAATACAATGGCCCCGCCTATCTGGGCGATGCCTATGCCCCCTTTGGGGTCAGTGATGACCCGAACCGCCCCAACTTCCAGGTGCCAAATATCGGCCTTTCCGATGATGCTGAGATGAAGCGCCTCAGTGACCGTGTGGCCCTGCGCAAAAGCCTAGACAAGATGGAGCGTGCCTTTGATCGCGAGGGCGAATTGGGAGCTTTGGATGAATTTGAATCTCAAGCCGTCACCCTGCTTACCAATCCCCAGACCCGCGATGCCTTTGACCTCAGTAAAGAAGACACTCGCACACGGGACCGTTATGGCCGCAACCGCTGGGGCCAGCAACTCTTGCTCGCCCGACGTCTCGTGGAGTCAGGCGTGGAGATCGTCACCAGCAGCCTCAGCGGCCCCCTCTGCGGTCGAGTGAGTAATTGGGATGACCATGCGGTGAACCATCACCAGTTTGAAGCCCTGCGTTTCCGCATGCCCAACTATGATCGCGCCGTCTCGGCTCTGATTGAAGACATCTACGCTCGCGGTCTCAGCAAGCGGGTACTCGTCGTCGTCACGGGTGAGTTCGGTCGCACACCGAAGATCAGCTTTGACCGCAGCACTGGTGCTGGGGATGCAAGTGCCCCCGCAGGCACTTTGCAGCCAGGTCGCGACCACTGGCCACGCGCCTTTTCAAACATCTGGGCAGGTGGCAATATCCAGACTGGCGGCATTATTGGCGCCACGGACAAGCGTGGTGAAGACGTCATCGAGCGCCCATGCGGACCGGGTGATTTCCTCGCCACTATCTATCACCACCTCGGCATTGATTCGTCCAAAGTCACCATCAATGACTTCAACGGGCGCCCCACGCCCATCGTGGATCATGGCAAGCCCATCCCAGAATTGATCGCTTAA
- a CDS encoding PPC domain-containing protein, with protein sequence MLLKTSFSAALATLGLALAGTSPAQQVTLPLPHLLTLMPMGGQAGSQIEVTLSSESVEDISALLFSHPKITAQPLTGPDGKALPNKFKVSIAADVPPGVYDARVISRLGVSSVRAFSVSQLPEITRSKPNNTLETAMALPANSICNATMTKRAVDFYAFEGKKGQRVAVDCAAIGIDSRLTPVVILADAQGRDLMVNRTGGVLDFTPPENGRYHIKVSDLTFQGGERHFYRLALQEVAQNVPAPRQPQTQTVSAMSWPPMNLAAKATAQETEPNNQAVQAQKIALPCDLAGSFFPAADVDTYEFTAKKGEVWWVEVASERLGLNTDPFVLVQHVTQTAGKETLSDVAELYDIAPPMKVSTNGYSYDGPPYDAGSPDVNGKFEIKEDGTYRLQVRDLFGGTRSEAGNIYRLIVRQATPDFSLAAWAVHMTLRNGDRSALSKPMALRAGESRAFEVVVQRRDGFDGDIHIAMDNLPAGVTAEGLKIAKGKSMGHLILSASHDAKPGFTIANLFGRAMVNGKEVTRPCRLASMEWPVKDAKGEIPAPRLMADIPVSVTDSEHAPITIEVAEHKVWEAKVGETLNIPLKITWHNEFTGTSIKLKAYGEGFTTLKEVDIPVKATTAELTLDLAALKTAPGDYTFALYGSGVSKYRYNPATVPLMEAEQKKAEQLATTAAAKAKKLAATDAQAAKVAAEKQKQAEALMADAVKRMKSVSAVAEPKDTVDIIVSRPIHISVKAATGVAISTAKP encoded by the coding sequence ATGCTTCTCAAAACATCCTTTTCAGCCGCACTGGCCACCTTAGGCCTTGCACTAGCTGGCACTTCCCCCGCCCAGCAGGTTACCCTTCCCTTACCACACCTGCTCACCCTCATGCCGATGGGAGGCCAGGCTGGCAGCCAGATCGAAGTGACATTGAGCAGTGAGTCGGTGGAGGACATCAGCGCCCTGCTTTTTTCTCATCCCAAAATCACCGCACAACCGCTCACGGGCCCGGACGGCAAAGCTCTGCCAAACAAGTTCAAGGTCAGCATCGCAGCCGATGTTCCTCCTGGCGTCTATGATGCACGGGTCATCTCCCGTCTCGGAGTCTCCTCTGTCCGCGCCTTTTCCGTTAGCCAACTGCCAGAGATCACCCGCAGCAAGCCTAACAACACGCTCGAAACAGCGATGGCTCTTCCCGCGAACTCCATCTGCAATGCAACGATGACCAAACGTGCTGTGGATTTTTATGCCTTTGAAGGCAAAAAAGGTCAACGTGTAGCCGTGGACTGCGCCGCTATCGGCATTGATTCCAGACTGACTCCGGTGGTGATTTTGGCCGATGCCCAGGGCCGTGATCTCATGGTCAATCGCACGGGTGGAGTGCTGGACTTCACCCCACCTGAGAATGGACGTTACCACATCAAGGTAAGCGACCTCACCTTCCAAGGAGGCGAACGGCACTTTTATCGGCTGGCTCTTCAGGAAGTGGCCCAGAACGTCCCTGCCCCGCGCCAGCCACAGACTCAAACCGTGAGCGCCATGTCCTGGCCACCTATGAATCTAGCCGCTAAGGCAACAGCACAGGAAACTGAGCCTAACAATCAAGCTGTCCAAGCCCAAAAGATCGCCCTCCCCTGCGACCTCGCAGGCAGCTTTTTCCCCGCAGCCGATGTGGATACCTATGAATTCACTGCCAAAAAAGGCGAAGTTTGGTGGGTGGAGGTGGCCTCTGAGCGTCTTGGTTTAAACACAGACCCTTTTGTCCTGGTGCAGCATGTCACCCAGACCGCAGGCAAGGAAACCCTCAGCGACGTGGCAGAGCTTTACGACATCGCCCCGCCAATGAAGGTCTCCACCAATGGGTACTCCTACGATGGCCCGCCCTATGATGCAGGCTCTCCCGACGTGAATGGCAAATTTGAGATCAAGGAAGATGGAACCTATCGGCTCCAAGTGCGTGATCTCTTCGGCGGGACACGCAGCGAGGCAGGCAATATTTACCGGCTCATTGTGCGCCAAGCCACACCGGATTTTTCTTTGGCCGCCTGGGCTGTGCACATGACCTTACGCAATGGAGACCGCTCCGCCCTTTCCAAACCCATGGCCCTTCGCGCGGGTGAGTCTCGCGCTTTTGAGGTCGTGGTTCAGCGGCGCGATGGCTTCGACGGCGACATCCACATTGCCATGGATAACCTGCCCGCTGGTGTGACTGCGGAGGGCCTCAAAATTGCCAAAGGCAAGTCGATGGGTCATCTCATCCTCAGCGCCTCTCATGATGCTAAACCCGGCTTTACCATCGCAAACCTGTTTGGCCGAGCCATGGTAAATGGCAAGGAAGTCACCCGCCCATGCCGTCTTGCCAGCATGGAATGGCCTGTAAAGGATGCGAAAGGCGAGATCCCAGCCCCGCGCCTGATGGCGGACATTCCTGTCTCTGTGACGGACTCTGAGCACGCACCCATCACCATCGAAGTGGCTGAACACAAAGTGTGGGAAGCTAAGGTGGGCGAGACGCTGAATATCCCGCTGAAGATCACTTGGCACAACGAATTTACGGGCACTTCAATCAAGCTGAAGGCCTATGGAGAAGGCTTCACTACACTCAAAGAAGTGGATATTCCCGTCAAGGCCACCACCGCTGAACTGACCTTGGATTTAGCTGCGTTGAAAACAGCCCCCGGTGACTATACCTTTGCCCTTTATGGCAGTGGAGTGAGCAAGTACCGCTACAACCCTGCGACTGTACCGTTGATGGAGGCCGAACAAAAGAAGGCAGAACAACTGGCCACCACGGCGGCTGCCAAAGCTAAAAAACTGGCTGCCACCGATGCCCAAGCCGCCAAGGTCGCAGCAGAAAAACAGAAGCAAGCCGAGGCCCTCATGGCAGATGCCGTGAAGCGCATGAAATCCGTCAGCGCTGTCGCTGAACCGAAGGACACTGTGGACATCATCGTCTCTCGGCCCATCCACATCTCGGTCAAGGCTGCCACGGGGGTAGCTATCTCCACCGCTAAACCGTAA
- a CDS encoding DUF1549 domain-containing protein, with the protein MQLQVRFIAWMTFLFASAIHGAGSPRPLNFINDVQPILTKADCNTGGCHAKAGMGQRGFRLSLLGFEPEEDYEHIVKESKGRRVFPPAPEQSLLVMKAANIVPHGGGKKLEPNSEEYKTLVRWISEGMPYAQPTDPKVTSIEVEPKRLSMKVHTGQQLKVTARYSDGSTRDVTHMALYEANDKSMAEADHHGHVKTLDIPGNVAVMVRYSGLVSVFSVSIPLGAPVEILPPEKNFIDRYVFANLKQIGVPPSALCDDSTFLRRVSLDIAGRLPTLEETKTFLSSKEVNKRDLLIESLLSSPDYADYFANKWTAMLKNKRDDAADITANFAFHAWMRDSLLANKKYDEIVRQILASTGTIVSNPPVAWYKRVKEPTQQLEDVAQLFLGVRMQCAQCHHHPFERWSQHDYYSLSAFFSQVGRKPTAIAGEDLIFHKRGIAQTENKKTRQPVKPAALGSDTLDIPADEDPRLKLADWMSQPSNPFFAKSLTNRYWKHFFKRGLVEPEDDIRDTNPATNPELLDALAKHFIESGFDLKAVVRVITQSHTYQLSAMPNEHNAVDRQNFSHYYPKRMQAEVLLDAMDLITGAKSDFADLPPGTRAISLPDNSYNRASAFLKVFGRPEGASVCECERVQSASLAQSLHLMNASDVKAKLVTNNGRADVLSKAEIPEPKRIRELYLAAFSREPTADEVRIAETHLAKPRADAQGKALDSQRARRQGYEDLIWALLNTKEFLYNH; encoded by the coding sequence ATGCAGCTCCAAGTCCGATTCATAGCCTGGATGACCTTCTTGTTCGCGAGTGCGATCCATGGAGCCGGTTCTCCCCGCCCACTGAACTTCATCAACGATGTGCAGCCCATCTTAACCAAGGCCGACTGCAACACTGGCGGCTGCCACGCCAAGGCAGGCATGGGCCAGCGCGGCTTCCGTCTTTCGCTGCTGGGTTTTGAGCCTGAAGAAGATTACGAACACATCGTCAAGGAAAGCAAAGGTCGACGTGTCTTCCCACCAGCCCCCGAGCAAAGCCTGCTGGTGATGAAAGCCGCCAACATCGTGCCTCACGGTGGCGGTAAAAAACTGGAGCCTAACTCCGAAGAGTACAAGACCTTGGTCCGCTGGATCAGCGAAGGCATGCCGTATGCCCAGCCCACAGATCCTAAGGTAACCAGCATTGAGGTGGAGCCTAAACGCCTTTCAATGAAGGTGCATACGGGCCAGCAACTGAAAGTCACCGCCCGTTACTCCGATGGCAGCACGCGCGATGTCACCCACATGGCCCTCTATGAGGCCAATGACAAAAGCATGGCCGAGGCTGACCACCACGGACACGTCAAGACCCTGGACATCCCCGGCAATGTGGCCGTGATGGTGCGCTATTCCGGCCTTGTCTCTGTTTTCAGTGTTTCCATTCCGCTGGGAGCCCCAGTGGAGATACTCCCGCCAGAGAAGAACTTCATTGACCGTTATGTCTTCGCCAATCTGAAGCAAATCGGGGTTCCGCCCTCTGCGCTTTGTGATGACTCCACCTTTCTCCGTCGTGTCTCGCTGGATATCGCGGGTCGGCTGCCGACTCTCGAAGAAACCAAGACTTTTCTCAGCAGCAAGGAAGTCAACAAGCGGGACCTCCTCATCGAGTCTCTGCTCAGCAGCCCCGACTATGCAGACTACTTTGCCAACAAGTGGACAGCCATGCTGAAAAACAAACGGGATGATGCCGCCGACATCACCGCCAATTTTGCCTTCCATGCCTGGATGCGCGACAGCCTCCTGGCGAACAAAAAGTATGACGAGATCGTTCGCCAGATCCTCGCCTCCACGGGCACCATCGTTTCGAATCCTCCCGTGGCCTGGTACAAACGGGTCAAGGAACCCACACAGCAACTGGAGGACGTGGCCCAGCTTTTCCTCGGCGTGCGCATGCAGTGCGCCCAGTGCCATCATCACCCGTTTGAGCGCTGGAGCCAGCACGACTACTACAGTCTATCAGCCTTCTTCAGCCAGGTCGGCCGCAAGCCCACGGCCATCGCTGGGGAGGACCTCATCTTCCACAAACGTGGCATTGCCCAGACTGAAAATAAAAAGACTCGTCAGCCCGTGAAACCTGCTGCGCTCGGCAGCGACACTCTTGATATTCCTGCCGATGAAGATCCGCGCCTGAAACTGGCGGATTGGATGAGCCAACCGTCCAACCCATTCTTTGCCAAATCCCTCACCAACCGTTACTGGAAACACTTTTTCAAACGGGGCCTGGTCGAGCCTGAAGATGACATCCGGGATACCAATCCAGCCACGAATCCCGAACTGCTGGATGCCCTAGCCAAACACTTTATTGAGAGTGGTTTCGATCTGAAGGCCGTCGTCCGGGTCATCACTCAAAGTCATACCTACCAGCTTTCGGCCATGCCCAATGAGCACAATGCGGTGGATCGCCAGAACTTCTCCCACTACTATCCCAAACGCATGCAGGCAGAGGTGCTGCTGGATGCCATGGACCTCATCACAGGTGCCAAGTCCGACTTTGCCGACCTGCCTCCAGGCACCCGCGCCATCTCCCTGCCAGACAACAGCTACAACCGCGCCTCCGCCTTCCTCAAAGTCTTTGGCCGTCCAGAAGGTGCCAGTGTGTGTGAATGCGAGCGCGTGCAGTCGGCCAGCCTCGCCCAGAGCCTGCACCTGATGAATGCCTCGGATGTGAAGGCCAAGCTGGTGACTAACAATGGCCGTGCCGATGTGCTTTCGAAGGCGGAAATACCGGAGCCCAAACGCATCCGCGAGCTGTACCTAGCCGCCTTTTCGCGTGAGCCTACCGCCGATGAAGTGCGCATCGCTGAGACTCACTTAGCCAAGCCTCGTGCCGATGCCCAAGGCAAAGCTCTGGACTCCCAAAGAGCACGCCGACAAGGGTACGAAGATTTGATCTGGGCCCTGCTGAATACCAAAGAGTTTCTCTACAACCACTAA
- a CDS encoding PVC-type heme-binding CxxCH protein gives MLRLSLSCLLLLQSTLWAVEAPKMPVVPAEVLPQIEVLQPGVKLTLLAEHPELVTPTGIDVDAKGQIWLIACHTHFRPEGYTGPAHDEILTFDAQGKNRRVFYNKTQATMNLQLGRDGWVYLAERSRILRVKDTNADGVGDLEENLATLDTVSDYPHNGLSGMAWHPDGGLVFALGENFGKDWTLTARDGSKVSGRGEGGIFRCTPEGKKMRRIARGFWNPFGLLVRKDGEIFAAENDPGSRPPCRLLNIVEGADYGFQWVYGSAPVHPFVAWNGELRGTLGMVHPCGEGPCAVKELGGGVLIPSWSNHCVDYFPLTRQGAGYTSQRIELLRGSDFFRPVCMAQGPDGSFYMTDWVFSSYPIHARGRLWKLEIDATKASWLKPSAEAPNAAAQLAQGLRSGQVKLSVTQLLSHARGKDAYLSDAALTALARENWTPETFQALPAADRVWALVALRRTDLVEEKWVRSLLGDPDPEIRFECLRWIADAVLISFAADVEKMLADPTLDYRLFEAALATWNTLRGEPGAGVTNPEVLVGRILDTATPAKIKGYALRLAPVADKRITIALLRDLLGQKDDQLSLEVVRSLAAKNADDARAILAELARDENQPAALRTEAIQGLSTSSLPAHQSLLVALSSHPASPLAQEAQRALRFTPEDKTFALNPQRPIFENTAAWLRLLDSLPGKADAENGRRLFFHPKVALCANCHRHSGRGNVVGPDLSLVFQQGDRSALLRSILEPHREVAPQFYPTQLKLADGTDFIGILLRSSSTEVYRDLTGKERTFQKADIVSRTELKTSLMPAGLVASLTDAELRDLLAFLTKSSTEAGTTP, from the coding sequence ATGCTGCGCCTGTCTCTCTCCTGCCTTCTTCTCCTCCAGTCCACCCTATGGGCAGTCGAGGCACCGAAGATGCCCGTCGTGCCAGCCGAGGTCCTTCCTCAAATTGAGGTCTTGCAGCCAGGGGTCAAACTTACCCTGCTAGCCGAGCATCCCGAGCTGGTAACGCCCACGGGCATTGATGTGGATGCCAAGGGGCAAATCTGGCTGATTGCCTGCCACACCCACTTTCGCCCGGAAGGCTACACCGGTCCGGCTCACGATGAGATCCTGACCTTTGATGCGCAGGGCAAAAACAGACGGGTGTTTTACAACAAGACCCAGGCTACGATGAACCTTCAGTTAGGCCGTGATGGCTGGGTCTATCTCGCCGAGAGATCCCGCATCCTCCGTGTGAAGGATACGAATGCAGACGGTGTCGGGGACTTGGAAGAAAATCTCGCCACGCTGGACACGGTCTCCGACTACCCGCACAACGGCCTCAGCGGCATGGCTTGGCATCCCGATGGTGGCCTCGTTTTTGCCCTGGGCGAAAACTTCGGCAAGGACTGGACTCTCACCGCCCGCGATGGCTCCAAGGTGAGCGGACGAGGCGAAGGCGGTATTTTCCGCTGTACTCCAGAGGGGAAGAAGATGCGTCGGATCGCCCGTGGTTTTTGGAATCCTTTCGGCCTCCTCGTACGCAAGGATGGCGAAATATTCGCCGCCGAAAACGATCCCGGCAGCCGCCCACCTTGTCGCCTGCTCAATATCGTGGAGGGGGCTGACTACGGTTTCCAGTGGGTGTATGGGAGTGCCCCGGTGCACCCCTTTGTCGCCTGGAATGGGGAACTGCGCGGCACACTGGGCATGGTGCATCCCTGTGGTGAAGGGCCCTGTGCCGTTAAGGAACTGGGCGGAGGTGTCCTCATTCCCTCTTGGAGCAATCACTGTGTGGACTACTTTCCCCTCACGCGCCAGGGTGCAGGCTATACATCGCAGCGGATCGAACTGCTGCGCGGCAGTGACTTCTTCCGGCCTGTCTGCATGGCGCAGGGGCCGGATGGCAGCTTTTACATGACGGACTGGGTTTTCAGCTCCTACCCCATTCATGCGCGAGGCCGCCTCTGGAAACTGGAGATTGATGCCACCAAAGCCTCCTGGCTGAAACCTTCCGCCGAAGCGCCCAATGCCGCCGCCCAGCTGGCCCAAGGTCTGCGCAGCGGACAGGTCAAACTGTCCGTGACCCAGCTGCTAAGCCATGCGCGTGGGAAGGATGCGTATCTCTCAGATGCAGCGCTCACCGCCTTGGCCCGTGAAAACTGGACGCCAGAAACCTTCCAGGCTTTGCCCGCTGCCGACCGTGTCTGGGCCCTGGTGGCCCTGCGCCGGACCGATCTGGTCGAAGAAAAATGGGTACGCTCTTTGTTAGGCGATCCCGATCCTGAAATCCGCTTTGAATGCCTGCGCTGGATTGCGGATGCGGTGCTCATCTCCTTTGCTGCCGATGTCGAAAAGATGCTAGCAGATCCCACCCTTGATTACCGCCTCTTTGAAGCGGCGTTGGCCACTTGGAATACCCTTCGAGGCGAACCGGGCGCCGGGGTCACCAATCCTGAAGTCCTCGTGGGACGCATCCTCGACACCGCCACTCCAGCAAAGATCAAAGGCTACGCCCTGCGTCTGGCCCCGGTGGCAGATAAACGAATCACCATCGCACTGCTGCGCGATCTCCTGGGCCAGAAAGACGACCAGCTATCCCTGGAAGTGGTGCGCAGTCTGGCGGCTAAGAATGCTGACGATGCCCGAGCCATCTTGGCCGAACTGGCCCGGGACGAAAATCAACCCGCCGCCCTGCGAACAGAGGCCATCCAAGGCCTCTCGACCTCTTCCCTGCCAGCGCACCAAAGCCTGCTCGTAGCCCTTTCCAGCCACCCGGCATCCCCCCTCGCTCAAGAAGCTCAACGGGCACTTCGCTTCACCCCAGAAGACAAGACCTTTGCCCTAAATCCGCAGCGCCCTATCTTTGAGAACACCGCCGCTTGGCTACGACTGCTGGATTCCCTGCCTGGAAAAGCAGATGCCGAAAATGGACGCCGACTGTTCTTCCACCCCAAGGTCGCGCTCTGCGCCAACTGCCATCGCCACAGTGGCCGGGGCAATGTGGTGGGGCCAGACCTCAGCCTGGTTTTTCAGCAAGGAGATCGCAGCGCCCTCCTGCGCAGCATTCTGGAGCCGCACCGCGAAGTCGCCCCGCAGTTTTATCCCACCCAACTGAAACTGGCCGATGGCACAGACTTCATCGGTATCCTGCTCAGATCTTCCAGCACGGAGGTGTATCGGGACCTCACGGGCAAGGAACGGACCTTCCAGAAAGCCGACATCGTCAGCCGCACAGAGCTCAAAACCTCGCTCATGCCCGCAGGTCTTGTGGCATCCCTCACGGATGCCGAACTGCGCGACCTGCTAGCTTTTCTAACCAAATCTTCAACCGAGGCCGGCACAACACCCTGA